A region of Vibrio casei DNA encodes the following proteins:
- a CDS encoding tyrosine-type recombinase/integrase: MKDLMTLPSDLDSIRPQQLVQYLSSNSSKAIDHEKVQQLILHFQNQFYSRQGQYSDSTLRRLKSAWAMFVTWCNENGRQSLPSSPDTVEDYLKSTNKSLRGNTLKVNLWAISKTHKISGCPDPTKDIYVEGQLKQIIRNKKYSGESPNQATAFNEFHLNQVIDLWGTSSSPMQKRDLMVLGLAYESLLRESEIVRIKFKHINWSQDGSALITIPYTKTNQLGSDEVVYVSKQVTGFIRKYLAINDLDKQDDSFLIQGFTKSGNIKQQLSPKAVTPKTIERIFAKTAVILGLEDMGLRKFTGHSARVGAAQDLLRDGYTTLQVQQSGRWSTERMVLHYGKGILAADSAMARKRR; the protein is encoded by the coding sequence ATGAAAGACCTCATGACACTACCGAGCGATCTTGACTCTATTAGACCTCAGCAACTAGTCCAGTACCTAAGCTCTAATTCTTCTAAAGCTATCGATCACGAGAAAGTTCAACAGCTGATTTTACATTTCCAAAATCAATTCTACTCTAGGCAAGGTCAGTATTCTGACTCTACATTAAGGCGCTTAAAGTCAGCCTGGGCTATGTTTGTTACATGGTGCAATGAAAATGGACGTCAATCTCTGCCATCTTCACCAGATACTGTAGAAGATTACTTAAAATCCACAAATAAATCGTTACGTGGTAACACTTTAAAAGTTAATCTTTGGGCGATATCTAAGACTCATAAAATTTCTGGTTGTCCTGACCCAACAAAAGACATTTATGTTGAAGGGCAATTAAAACAAATAATCAGAAATAAAAAGTACTCGGGTGAAAGTCCAAATCAAGCGACTGCATTTAACGAGTTTCATTTAAACCAAGTTATTGACCTGTGGGGTACGAGTTCATCACCTATGCAAAAACGAGATTTAATGGTTCTCGGTCTTGCATATGAGTCGCTTCTACGTGAATCTGAAATCGTGCGTATCAAATTTAAACATATAAACTGGAGTCAAGATGGTTCGGCTTTAATAACTATTCCATATACAAAAACAAACCAACTAGGTTCGGATGAAGTGGTCTATGTATCAAAGCAGGTGACTGGCTTTATACGTAAATATTTAGCAATTAATGATTTAGATAAACAAGATGATTCTTTTTTAATTCAAGGATTTACAAAGAGTGGTAATATAAAACAACAACTTTCCCCTAAAGCTGTCACCCCCAAAACCATTGAACGTATTTTTGCAAAAACGGCTGTAATTTTAGGCTTAGAAGATATGGGACTTCGTAAATTCACCGGCCATAGTGCAAGAGTTGGTGCAGCTCAAGACTTATTACGAGATGGGTATACAACTCTTCAAGTACAACAATCTGGTAGATGGTCGACGGAACGTATGGTTTTACATTATGGGAAAGGAATCCTTGCAGCAGATAGTGCCATGGCTAGAAAACGTAGATAG
- a CDS encoding BrnT family toxin, with protein MIHLTRKRKHGVTFDEAGTVFEDEYSRLIPNPDSSLGEERFIIIGVSQQSNTLVVCHCYRHEDNNVRLISARKATKRERKQYEEFRYA; from the coding sequence ATAATTCACCTTACCCGTAAGAGAAAGCATGGTGTTACTTTTGATGAAGCTGGAACGGTTTTTGAAGATGAATACTCTCGTTTGATTCCAAATCCTGATAGTTCTCTTGGAGAGGAACGTTTCATTATTATTGGTGTTAGTCAGCAAAGTAATACGCTTGTTGTTTGCCATTGTTACCGACATGAAGATAACAATGTACGTTTAATCTCAGCAAGAAAGGCGACTAAGCGAGAACGTAAACAATACGAGGAGTTTCGTTATGCGTGA
- a CDS encoding L-lactate permease — protein sequence MSVTQLALAAFSPIVVAAILLVGLNWPAKKAMPVSFILTVMIALTFWDMTTNRVIASILQGLGITVTVLWIVFGAILLLNTLKYTGAITVIRNGFTNISPDRRVQAIIIAWCFGSFIEGASGFGTPAAIVAPLLVAIGFPALAAVLIGMMIQSTPVSFGAVGTPILVGINKGLDTHKIDGVLISQGSNWGEYLQHITSTVAIIHACVGVLMPILMAIMLTRYFGKNRSWKEGLDILPFSLLAGVAFTIPYAFTGIFLGPEFPSLAGGLFGLLIVVTAAKKGFLVPEKSWDFCPEKEWPAEWLGSLKMELDDIKGKPMSLAIAWLPYVLLGIVLVLSRVNADFKGWLLSVSLSFNNILGEQGISASIEPLYLPGGVLVFAALVAVLIQARNAKPLAQAFGESTKTLIGAGFVLIFTIPMVRIFINSGVNMSGLDSMPVMTANFAASLVGDFFPAISPTIGALGAFIAGSNTISNMMFSQFQFEVAHALNISSILVIALQAVGAAAGNMVAIHNVVAASATVGLLGREGATLRKTIIPTLYYLVATGLIGLLLAYGFGMTDVLMG from the coding sequence ATGAGTGTAACTCAATTAGCATTGGCTGCCTTTTCACCTATCGTAGTGGCAGCCATTTTACTTGTTGGACTAAATTGGCCAGCTAAAAAAGCGATGCCTGTTTCATTTATATTAACGGTGATGATTGCGCTGACTTTTTGGGATATGACAACCAATCGAGTTATTGCTTCAATACTACAAGGTTTAGGTATTACCGTTACGGTGCTATGGATCGTTTTTGGTGCCATTTTGTTACTAAATACACTGAAGTATACAGGGGCGATCACGGTTATTCGTAATGGATTTACCAATATTTCCCCAGACCGGCGTGTACAGGCGATTATCATTGCGTGGTGTTTCGGTTCATTTATAGAAGGTGCCTCTGGATTTGGTACTCCTGCTGCGATTGTTGCTCCATTATTAGTTGCTATTGGTTTTCCTGCTTTAGCTGCTGTTCTTATTGGCATGATGATTCAGTCAACACCGGTATCATTTGGTGCGGTTGGAACCCCTATTTTGGTGGGTATTAATAAGGGACTTGATACTCATAAAATTGATGGTGTTCTAATCTCCCAAGGTTCTAATTGGGGGGAATATTTACAACACATCACTTCTACGGTCGCCATTATTCATGCTTGTGTTGGTGTCTTAATGCCAATATTAATGGCTATTATGTTAACTCGCTACTTTGGAAAAAATCGTAGTTGGAAGGAAGGATTGGATATTCTCCCATTTTCACTACTAGCAGGGGTAGCATTTACCATTCCCTATGCATTTACCGGGATATTTTTAGGGCCAGAATTCCCATCATTAGCCGGTGGTTTGTTTGGCTTGTTGATTGTAGTGACTGCAGCCAAAAAAGGCTTTTTAGTACCTGAAAAATCTTGGGATTTTTGCCCAGAAAAAGAATGGCCTGCAGAGTGGTTAGGTTCATTAAAAATGGAACTAGACGATATTAAAGGCAAACCTATGAGCTTGGCTATAGCCTGGCTTCCATATGTATTGCTAGGTATCGTTTTAGTGCTAAGCCGTGTTAATGCAGATTTTAAAGGTTGGTTGCTAAGCGTTAGCTTGAGTTTTAATAATATTCTTGGTGAGCAAGGAATTAGCGCTTCGATAGAACCTCTTTATTTACCTGGCGGGGTACTTGTATTCGCAGCTCTAGTAGCCGTATTGATTCAAGCGCGGAATGCGAAGCCTTTAGCTCAGGCTTTTGGGGAGTCAACGAAGACTTTGATTGGAGCCGGATTTGTCCTTATTTTTACTATCCCGATGGTGAGGATTTTTATTAACTCCGGCGTCAATATGTCCGGCTTGGACAGTATGCCTGTGATGACTGCCAATTTTGCTGCAAGTTTAGTTGGCGACTTTTTTCCTGCAATTAGCCCGACAATTGGCGCATTGGGGGCTTTTATTGCGGGCTCAAATACCATTTCAAATATGATGTTTAGTCAGTTTCAATTTGAAGTGGCACATGCATTAAATATTTCTAGTATTTTGGTTATTGCTCTACAAGCTGTAGGGGCGGCGGCTGGAAATATGGTCGCTATACATAATGTTGTCGCAGCTTCAGCTACGGTTGGGTTATTAGGTCGTGAAGGGGCAACGCTACGTAAAACGATCATTCCAACACTTTATTACCTTGTTGCTACAGGATTGATTGGTCTTCTTCTTGCCTATGGCTTTGGTATGACCGATGTATTAATGGGTTAA
- a CDS encoding CopG family antitoxin — MREQYDFSNSVPNPYVKKNKKQITICLDEDVVSYFKSLSEENGVPYQNLINLYLKDCTIKHKELKMNWK, encoded by the coding sequence ATGCGTGAACAATATGATTTTTCTAATTCAGTACCTAATCCGTATGTGAAAAAAAACAAAAAGCAGATCACTATTTGTCTTGATGAGGACGTAGTGAGTTACTTTAAAAGCTTATCGGAAGAGAATGGTGTGCCTTATCAAAACTTGATTAATTTGTACTTAAAGGACTGTACCATTAAGCATAAAGAGCTGAAAATGAATTGGAAATAA
- a CDS encoding type II toxin-antitoxin system Phd/YefM family antitoxin translates to MNLTNNILTDVSAGLTQLKNNPMGVLEEGHGAPVAILNRNKPAFYAVPAALYEKMVDELENIELMKMAQEAYETGEFVEVDLDSL, encoded by the coding sequence ATGAACTTAACAAACAACATTTTGACGGATGTGAGTGCTGGACTTACTCAGCTCAAAAATAATCCAATGGGCGTATTAGAAGAAGGCCATGGTGCGCCTGTTGCTATTTTAAATCGCAACAAACCTGCATTTTACGCTGTCCCAGCCGCTTTATATGAAAAAATGGTTGATGAGCTTGAAAATATTGAGCTAATGAAAATGGCTCAAGAAGCTTATGAAACGGGTGAGTTTGTTGAGGTAGACCTTGACAGTTTATAA
- a CDS encoding IS3 family transposase (programmed frameshift), whose amino-acid sequence MKHYSAQSKESALQKMMPPNNIAIAQLSIEMGIGESTLYNWRKQAIDKGHLVPGDGKNAEQWSSANKFSVVLETASLNQAELAEYCRGKGLYVEQVSAWRNACIDANANVKEQEKAFSTETKKDKKQINQLEKELRRKDKALAETAALLVLRKKAKCDLGGSRGRMILDSARIQAVKLVNEAVSSGAPKFKACRELGISVRTYQRWTVDGNIKTDGRPISQRPEPKNKLSKAERDNILAIVNSDDFKSLPPSQIVPTLADEGIYLASESTYYRVLHEEKQQNARGRSQIKERKVPTTHCATGPNQVWCWDITWLPGPAKGLHFYLYLILDIFSRKIVGWEIHDDESAENASILIKKAHLKEGVKDNPLVLHSDNGSPMKGSSMLETLYSLGVVSSFNRPRVSNDNAYAESIFKTCKYRPDYPYKGFSTIDEARSWVLKFSHWYNFNHKHSGIKYVSPHQRHSGLAGDILANRKEVYQGAKDAHPERWSGNIRNWDLPKEVYLNPEQNSVKAESA is encoded by the exons ATGAAACATTATTCAGCGCAAAGCAAAGAGTCGGCTCTTCAGAAGATGATGCCTCCAAATAATATAGCAATAGCCCAATTATCAATCGAGATGGGGATTGGTGAATCAACCTTGTATAATTGGCGAAAACAAGCAATTGATAAGGGGCATTTAGTGCCAGGTGATGGAAAGAATGCTGAGCAGTGGTCATCAGCAAATAAATTCTCAGTCGTGTTGGAAACAGCCTCTTTAAATCAAGCTGAGTTAGCGGAATATTGCCGAGGCAAAGGTCTTTATGTGGAACAAGTATCGGCTTGGCGAAATGCGTGTATAGATGCAAACGCTAACGTTAAAGAGCAAGAAAAAGCCTTCTCCACCGAAACAAAGAAAGATAAAAAACAGATCAATCAATTAGAAAAGGAGCTACGTCGAAAAGATAAGGCACTCGCTGAAACCGCAGCACTATTGGTGTTAAGAAAAAAAGCAA AATGCGATCTGGGGGGAAGCCGAGGACGAATGATCCTCGACTCAGCTCGCATTCAAGCAGTTAAACTAGTTAATGAAGCTGTGAGTTCTGGTGCGCCAAAGTTTAAAGCTTGCCGTGAACTTGGGATCAGTGTCCGGACGTATCAACGTTGGACTGTTGACGGGAACATAAAAACAGATGGTAGACCAATATCTCAGCGCCCTGAGCCAAAAAATAAGCTATCAAAAGCAGAGAGAGATAACATATTAGCCATCGTTAATAGCGATGATTTTAAGAGCTTACCACCAAGCCAAATCGTCCCTACATTAGCAGATGAGGGTATTTATCTTGCTTCTGAATCAACATATTATCGTGTTCTTCATGAAGAAAAACAGCAAAACGCTCGCGGACGTAGTCAGATAAAAGAGAGAAAAGTACCGACGACACACTGTGCTACAGGGCCAAACCAAGTGTGGTGTTGGGATATTACTTGGTTACCAGGCCCCGCTAAAGGGCTGCATTTTTATTTATATTTGATACTCGATATATTTAGTCGAAAGATTGTTGGATGGGAAATTCATGATGACGAATCAGCAGAAAATGCATCAATATTAATTAAGAAAGCTCATTTAAAAGAAGGAGTTAAAGATAATCCTCTGGTACTGCATTCGGATAATGGAAGCCCAATGAAAGGCTCATCAATGCTTGAAACACTTTATAGTTTAGGTGTCGTGTCGTCTTTTAATCGTCCTAGGGTGAGCAATGATAATGCTTATGCTGAGTCGATATTTAAAACGTGTAAATATCGCCCTGACTATCCGTATAAAGGGTTTTCAACAATTGATGAGGCGCGTAGTTGGGTGTTGAAATTTAGCCACTGGTATAATTTTAACCACAAACATAGTGGCATCAAATACGTCAGCCCACATCAAAGGCATTCAGGATTAGCGGGTGACATATTGGCTAATAGAAAAGAAGTTTATCAAGGTGCTAAAGATGCTCACCCTGAGCGCTGGAGCGGTAATATCCGTAATTGGGATTTACCAAAAGAAGTGTACTTAAACCCTGAACAAAATAGTGTCAAGGCTGAGAGTGCATAA
- a CDS encoding IS3 family transposase (programmed frameshift), which produces MTSKKKRIIHSPEFKAEALKLAEKVGVAAAARQLSLHESQIYGWRKSAKSDTSTSQREKDLAAEVAKLKRQLAEQAEELDIGKKGRHLLREKPKVDCYEFMLEHLLCFRVARMAKVFGVSRSGFYYWIKHRHKAIQREVTRQELDTKVKEAFDNSKGRDGSRRIQKELAENGDSRNVKTIAASMKRQDLTPKAARKFKCTTDSKHKMPVAPNLLAQDFKAEAPNQKWAGDITYVATSEGWLYLAVIIDLYSRQVVGWSMDTRMTATLVCDALSMALFRRGFPEQVIVHSDRGSQYCSKDYRDIITAYNLKQSMSRKGNCWDNACVESFFHSLKVEAIQYEPIMTRDEMRQTIFEYIEVDYNRTRRHSALGYLSPVNFENQNVA; this is translated from the exons ATGACAAGCAAGAAAAAACGTATTATCCATTCCCCTGAATTTAAAGCAGAAGCCCTGAAGCTAGCAGAGAAAGTGGGAGTAGCTGCGGCAGCGAGACAACTGTCGTTACACGAATCCCAGATCTATGGTTGGCGTAAGTCAGCTAAGAGCGACACCAGCACCAGTCAGCGGGAAAAAGATCTAGCCGCTGAAGTTGCCAAACTCAAACGACAATTGGCTGAGCAAGCTGAAGAGCTAGATATAG GTAAAAAAGGCCGCCACCTACTTCGCGAAAAACCTAAAGTAGATTGCTACGAATTTATGCTCGAACACCTGCTTTGCTTCAGAGTTGCCCGCATGGCTAAGGTGTTCGGTGTTTCACGAAGTGGGTTTTATTACTGGATTAAGCATCGCCACAAGGCCATCCAGCGCGAGGTAACTCGGCAAGAGCTTGATACGAAGGTCAAAGAGGCTTTTGATAATAGCAAAGGTCGTGATGGCTCAAGGCGCATCCAGAAAGAGCTGGCTGAGAACGGTGATAGCCGTAATGTTAAAACCATTGCCGCCAGTATGAAGCGGCAGGATTTAACGCCGAAAGCGGCACGTAAGTTTAAGTGTACGACGGACAGCAAACATAAAATGCCAGTTGCTCCGAACCTGCTGGCTCAGGATTTTAAGGCAGAGGCTCCGAATCAAAAGTGGGCGGGAGACATCACCTATGTTGCGACAAGCGAAGGCTGGCTGTATTTGGCGGTAATCATTGACCTTTATTCCAGGCAAGTAGTCGGTTGGTCTATGGATACCAGAATGACGGCAACTCTGGTTTGCGATGCGTTATCAATGGCCTTGTTCCGTCGAGGGTTCCCTGAGCAGGTTATCGTTCATAGTGACCGAGGTAGTCAGTACTGCTCAAAAGATTATCGAGACATCATAACTGCTTATAATCTAAAGCAAAGTATGAGTAGGAAAGGAAACTGCTGGGATAATGCTTGTGTTGAGAGCTTCTTCCATTCATTGAAAGTTGAAGCGATCCAGTATGAGCCGATCATGACGCGAGACGAGATGCGCCAAACGATCTTTGAATACATAGAGGTTGATTATAATCGGACAAGAAGGCACAGTGCTCTTGGGTATCTAAGCCCAGTTAACTTTGAAAATCAAAATGTCGCTTAA
- a CDS encoding type II toxin-antitoxin system RelE family toxin, translating to MTVYKLKFERKAQKLFSKLGEPVKSQFKEKLKKIQVNPHIEANKLHGGLSGCYKIKLKQSGYRLVYKVVDDELIVLILAVGKREKKEAYLMAQRLLNK from the coding sequence TTGACAGTTTATAAGTTGAAATTTGAACGAAAAGCCCAAAAACTTTTCTCTAAATTAGGAGAGCCGGTTAAATCTCAGTTCAAAGAAAAACTCAAAAAGATTCAAGTTAATCCGCACATAGAGGCAAACAAATTACATGGTGGATTATCGGGATGTTACAAAATCAAACTCAAGCAATCTGGTTATCGACTGGTTTATAAAGTTGTTGATGATGAATTAATCGTGCTTATCTTAGCCGTCGGAAAACGAGAAAAAAAAGAAGCCTATTTAATGGCTCAAAGACTGTTAAATAAATAA
- a CDS encoding LysR family transcriptional regulator: MRVDDLILFSQVVELGNFNKVAEKNNLTNSAVSKRIARLEDDLGVQLLYRTTRKLTLSEAGKVLLTKAKSVRYAAQEAEDAVAGFGENISGHIRMSVPAISGDLLLADAVAEFCNKYSGLTVDMSLDNRFVNLIDEGFDLVIRTGYLEDSSLIARHILDSQWIVCASPSYIIRNTKPLTPQDLVNHNCLQYSYQTTGATDWEFKGNDGNYIVKVSGTFTTDNAMALRKASLGGHGIAYVPKCLVYHDLRNGELIDIFPEQVGKKLGVYAVYPFTRQPPHKVRLLIEHIRNRYLAISHYFE; encoded by the coding sequence ATGCGAGTAGATGACTTAATTTTATTCTCTCAAGTTGTTGAGTTAGGGAACTTCAATAAAGTCGCTGAGAAAAATAATCTTACAAATTCAGCAGTTAGCAAAAGAATTGCCCGATTAGAGGATGATTTGGGAGTTCAATTGCTATACAGAACAACTCGAAAACTCACGCTGAGTGAAGCTGGTAAAGTCTTGCTAACAAAAGCAAAAAGTGTGAGGTATGCCGCGCAAGAAGCAGAAGATGCTGTGGCAGGGTTCGGTGAAAACATCAGTGGTCACATTCGAATGTCGGTTCCGGCTATCTCTGGAGATCTACTATTAGCCGACGCTGTTGCTGAATTTTGTAATAAATATTCTGGTTTAACTGTCGACATGTCTCTGGATAATCGTTTCGTCAATTTAATAGATGAGGGTTTCGACTTAGTTATTCGTACTGGATACTTAGAAGACTCAAGTCTTATCGCTAGACATATTCTTGATTCCCAATGGATTGTATGCGCATCACCCTCTTACATCATTAGAAATACAAAACCTCTCACACCACAAGACCTTGTTAACCATAATTGCCTTCAATATAGTTATCAAACAACAGGGGCGACCGATTGGGAATTTAAAGGAAATGATGGCAACTATATTGTAAAAGTATCGGGAACCTTCACGACTGACAACGCAATGGCATTAAGAAAAGCATCACTTGGTGGCCATGGGATTGCTTATGTACCCAAGTGCTTGGTTTATCACGATTTACGTAATGGAGAATTAATCGATATCTTCCCGGAACAAGTTGGTAAAAAGCTTGGTGTTTATGCTGTATATCCTTTTACTCGGCAACCGCCTCATAAAGTTCGATTATTAATAGAGCATATTCGTAATCGTTACCTTGCAATATCTCATTATTTTGAATAA
- the lldD gene encoding FMN-dependent L-lactate dehydrogenase LldD encodes MIISSSTDYRAAAKSKLPPFLFHYIDGGSYSEHTLRRNSDDLSDIALRQRVLNNMSELDLKTQLFGEALNMPIALAPVGLTGMYARRGEVQAAKAASNKGIPFTLSTVSVCPIEEVAPAIKRPMWFQLYVLKDRDFMRNVLERAKAAGVTTLVFTVDMPVPGARYRDMHSGMSGPNAAIRRVMQSVTHPKWAWDVGLNGKPHDLGNISAYRGTPTKLEDYIGWLGANFDPSISWKDLEWIRDFWEGPMIIKGILDTEDAKDAVRFGADGIVVSNHGGRQLDGVLSTARALPDIADAVKGDIKILVDSGIRSGLDVVRMLALGADCTLLGRSFVYALAAQGQLGVENLLDLYEKEMKVAMTLTGAKSINDLSSTSLVSKL; translated from the coding sequence ATGATTATTTCATCTTCGACTGACTACCGTGCTGCGGCTAAATCAAAGCTACCACCATTTTTATTTCACTATATTGATGGTGGTTCATACTCAGAACATACTTTAAGGCGTAATAGTGATGATTTATCTGATATTGCTTTGCGCCAACGTGTTTTGAATAACATGTCTGAGTTGGATTTGAAAACACAACTGTTTGGTGAAGCTTTAAATATGCCAATCGCACTTGCTCCCGTCGGACTCACTGGAATGTATGCACGGCGTGGTGAAGTTCAAGCTGCAAAAGCAGCAAGTAATAAAGGTATCCCTTTTACTTTATCGACAGTTTCCGTTTGTCCTATTGAAGAGGTGGCACCGGCGATTAAACGGCCGATGTGGTTTCAACTTTATGTTTTAAAAGATCGTGACTTTATGAGAAATGTATTGGAGCGAGCTAAAGCAGCAGGAGTCACTACTCTTGTTTTTACGGTAGATATGCCAGTCCCAGGGGCGCGCTACCGAGATATGCATTCTGGTATGAGCGGGCCGAATGCCGCAATTCGCAGAGTGATGCAATCTGTCACTCATCCTAAGTGGGCATGGGATGTAGGTTTGAATGGGAAGCCTCATGATTTGGGCAATATTTCAGCTTACCGAGGTACACCAACCAAATTGGAAGATTATATTGGTTGGTTGGGTGCTAACTTTGATCCTTCCATTTCATGGAAAGATCTAGAATGGATCCGAGATTTTTGGGAAGGTCCTATGATTATTAAAGGGATTTTAGATACGGAAGATGCGAAAGATGCGGTTCGCTTTGGTGCCGATGGAATAGTGGTGTCTAATCATGGTGGAAGGCAATTGGATGGTGTGCTCTCGACAGCGAGAGCTTTGCCTGATATTGCTGATGCTGTAAAGGGGGATATAAAAATTTTAGTCGATTCCGGAATACGTTCGGGTTTAGATGTAGTGAGAATGTTAGCTCTAGGTGCGGATTGTACTCTTTTAGGTCGCTCATTTGTTTACGCGTTGGCAGCTCAAGGCCAATTAGGTGTTGAAAATTTATTAGATTTATATGAAAAAGAAATGAAAGTAGCGATGACGCTAACCGGAGCAAAAAGTATTAACGATTTATCTTCAACTTCTCTGGTTTCAAAGTTATAA